In a single window of the Nitrospira sp. MA-1 genome:
- the asnB gene encoding asparagine synthase (glutamine-hydrolyzing), with the protein MCGIAGWLGHLTDSESYAARVAKALHHRGPDAHGIQNWPEATLIHTRLSVIDLSPGGAQPMANEDGRIWVVFNGEIYNHRELRHDLEARGHIFKGRSDTEVIVHLFEENGAAFLNRLRGMFALAVYDTKTDTLLLARDRFGIKPLFYAPGTNRLSFASEIRALRELSEINLQPDRQAISDFAALFYIPAPETFFVGIRALQPGEVLFAQLDAHKISWNIQTYHHWAIAPDFEMSLEQAKAQADFLITRAVRQQLESDVPLGALLSGGIDSSLVSVAAQEALKVRLQTYNAQFSEEEYDETWAAVAVAKHIGSHHKTLQVGNSRGTWDHITDLLLHAGQPFADTSFFAVNAVSRLMREHVTVALSGDGGDEGFGGYDHFLRIGEIARYQRLPAWLWRTAGAISHPLARLGVLRNSFPDRIRDLTGADDTMILQTLFCWIRDEEHKNLCLDTNLLPVRRLFESQWEYHSSRGVSRLERLSAHVTEVDVRLRMSNDFLFKVDMASMKESLEIRVPLLDEELFAFGLTLPHRLKVSGGMCKKVLRAVAENKLPKAVADKPKLGFVIPVDKWVDREFKSRLSEVLLGPSSRLPEFFRPETYRPVVESFCTGRPHHAISRAGLYQRAIMLLAVQLALCDR; encoded by the coding sequence ATGTGTGGAATTGCGGGTTGGTTGGGTCATCTCACTGATAGCGAGTCTTACGCAGCACGGGTAGCCAAGGCTCTCCATCACCGGGGTCCTGATGCACATGGTATCCAAAACTGGCCTGAAGCAACTCTCATTCATACACGGTTAAGTGTTATCGATCTGTCACCTGGTGGTGCGCAACCGATGGCGAATGAAGATGGGAGGATCTGGGTTGTTTTTAATGGGGAGATTTATAACCACCGGGAACTCCGGCATGATCTTGAGGCCCGCGGACATATATTCAAAGGACGCTCAGACACTGAGGTCATTGTTCATCTTTTTGAGGAAAATGGCGCAGCATTCCTGAATAGATTGCGTGGCATGTTTGCCTTAGCGGTTTATGATACAAAAACTGACACCCTTCTATTAGCCAGAGACCGATTCGGTATCAAGCCACTATTTTACGCGCCAGGAACCAACCGGCTATCGTTTGCCAGCGAAATCAGGGCTCTCCGTGAATTGTCTGAAATCAACCTTCAGCCGGATAGGCAGGCGATCTCCGATTTCGCTGCCTTATTTTACATTCCTGCGCCTGAGACGTTTTTTGTCGGAATCCGGGCTCTCCAACCGGGAGAGGTCTTGTTTGCCCAATTGGATGCCCACAAGATCTCTTGGAATATTCAGACCTATCATCATTGGGCCATTGCTCCCGATTTTGAAATGTCTTTGGAACAGGCTAAAGCACAAGCTGATTTTTTGATAACGAGGGCCGTCCGACAGCAGTTGGAAAGCGACGTCCCGCTTGGTGCCCTTCTCAGCGGTGGGATCGATTCCTCTTTGGTTAGTGTTGCGGCGCAGGAAGCTCTCAAAGTAAGGCTTCAAACCTATAACGCGCAATTTTCAGAGGAGGAATATGATGAGACATGGGCAGCAGTGGCAGTAGCAAAGCACATTGGAAGCCACCATAAGACATTACAAGTGGGAAATAGCCGAGGGACATGGGACCATATTACGGATCTTCTTCTTCATGCCGGGCAACCTTTTGCCGATACCTCCTTTTTTGCTGTGAATGCGGTCAGTCGATTAATGCGTGAGCATGTAACCGTTGCGCTTTCTGGAGACGGCGGGGATGAAGGTTTCGGGGGCTATGACCATTTTTTGAGAATTGGTGAAATCGCTCGCTATCAACGTTTGCCTGCATGGTTGTGGCGGACAGCTGGAGCCATTTCGCATCCATTAGCTCGACTTGGTGTCTTGCGTAATTCATTCCCGGATAGGATCCGGGATCTTACTGGTGCTGACGACACAATGATTTTACAAACGTTGTTTTGTTGGATTCGCGATGAAGAACATAAAAACCTTTGCCTGGACACAAATCTTCTTCCAGTCCGTCGCCTGTTTGAATCACAGTGGGAATATCATTCATCGCGTGGGGTTTCTCGATTGGAACGGTTGTCTGCTCATGTCACCGAAGTCGACGTTCGGTTGCGAATGTCCAATGATTTTCTGTTTAAGGTAGATATGGCAAGCATGAAAGAGAGTTTGGAAATCCGTGTCCCCTTATTAGATGAAGAGCTGTTTGCGTTTGGCCTAACCCTTCCACATCGTCTGAAAGTGAGCGGAGGAATGTGTAAGAAGGTGTTGCGTGCAGTGGCCGAAAATAAATTGCCTAAAGCCGTTGCTGATAAACCCAAACTAGGCTTTGTCATCCCCGTGGATAAATGGGTTGATAGGGAATTTAAATCCCGGTTGTCAGAAGTTCTACTCGGACCTTCCAGCCGACTTCCCGAATTTTTCAGACCTGAAACGTACCGCCCGGTAGTAGAATCTTTTTGTACGGGACGCCCTCATCACGCTATTTCTCGGGCAGGGTTGTATCAACGGGCCATTATGTTACTAGCCGTCCAATTAGCCCTATGCGATAGGTAG
- a CDS encoding O-antigen ligase family protein — translation MAKISPPTSPSIRKPGSSGSAKEAELKAKEKNGQLIWPILIKVMICVIPAMGLVGMGKLFAGGKIFFVFLLLFLAYYVVSGKPLSFFALSISVLPVLAFLRDGLFYNSVIAILGVGLALRLFKSPQKFFRLWNNLPLRWLLIVGVLYWGLAFVLTGKYSSGILILELGFSAGIVYLLAEQPRYLSTAFIGAGISLFAIGLALLGYGSPRLVEAKIEGVTFGNPINFGVPAAFILLYSIVDDGKWLFLHNSPTVRRVVGGTALLFLLLSTSRGSWAVTCVGVFIMLLFSKVRMKMRILMSLMVMVVLLLGFLLTEKGATINEWFDKATSDERSLGEKTSGRFDMWILFPKVLQDSPIWGFGPGLGPKVFGAYAIFDPNVGYEPGREMAWHSLYLHVGVETGLIGLTLLMVFLATLVSRGLVHRRMTGEVGPLLGVPCFMTIGLSVSALDPLSGLFLGMALLGNRRVEKVQRQKWLKPRADGVKTDSPTNSSNHRVVSH, via the coding sequence ATGGCTAAGATAAGTCCACCTACTTCACCCTCAATCCGAAAACCGGGAAGTTCGGGTTCCGCCAAAGAGGCTGAACTGAAGGCCAAAGAAAAGAATGGCCAACTGATTTGGCCTATCCTCATAAAAGTAATGATTTGTGTAATCCCCGCCATGGGGTTGGTTGGAATGGGGAAATTATTTGCCGGTGGAAAAATTTTCTTCGTTTTTTTATTACTGTTTCTTGCGTATTATGTGGTGTCTGGAAAACCGTTAAGTTTTTTTGCCTTGTCCATATCAGTCCTCCCTGTTTTGGCGTTTTTACGTGATGGTTTGTTCTACAACTCGGTAATAGCTATTTTGGGGGTGGGACTTGCTCTCAGACTTTTTAAAAGCCCTCAGAAATTTTTTCGATTATGGAATAATCTTCCCTTGCGATGGCTTCTGATTGTTGGGGTATTGTATTGGGGGTTGGCCTTCGTGCTGACGGGAAAATATTCCTCTGGCATTTTAATTTTGGAGCTAGGTTTCAGTGCAGGAATCGTGTATCTACTTGCAGAGCAACCAAGATACCTGTCCACGGCATTTATTGGTGCGGGCATCTCCCTGTTCGCAATTGGGTTGGCCTTATTGGGATATGGTTCGCCACGCTTGGTCGAAGCTAAGATTGAAGGTGTGACCTTCGGAAATCCTATCAACTTTGGGGTACCAGCCGCGTTTATCCTGCTGTATTCAATTGTGGACGACGGAAAATGGCTGTTTTTGCACAATTCTCCCACTGTTCGTCGAGTAGTTGGTGGAACGGCTCTTTTGTTTTTGCTCCTCTCAACATCGAGAGGCAGTTGGGCTGTTACCTGTGTGGGTGTATTCATCATGCTACTATTTTCCAAGGTCAGAATGAAAATGAGAATACTCATGTCCTTGATGGTCATGGTTGTTCTCCTGCTCGGTTTCCTTTTGACGGAAAAAGGGGCAACAATAAACGAATGGTTTGACAAGGCTACGAGCGACGAGAGAAGTCTGGGGGAAAAAACTTCGGGGCGTTTCGACATGTGGATCCTATTTCCGAAAGTTCTGCAAGATTCACCGATTTGGGGTTTTGGCCCTGGCTTAGGGCCAAAGGTATTTGGTGCCTATGCTATCTTTGATCCTAATGTAGGATACGAACCAGGCCGGGAAATGGCCTGGCATTCCCTGTATCTCCATGTGGGTGTCGAAACAGGGCTTATCGGCCTCACTCTATTAATGGTTTTCCTTGCCACCCTAGTGAGCAGGGGACTTGTCCATCGGCGTATGACGGGTGAGGTAGGCCCGCTGTTGGGCGTACCGTGTTTCATGACGATCGGTCTCTCCGTTTCTGCCCTTGACCCATTGTCTGGCCTTTTCTTAGGAATGGCGTTGCTGGGGAACAGGCGGGTGGAAAAGGTACAACGACAAAAATGGTTGAAACCCCGAGCAGATGGAGTAAAAACGGATAGCCCCACAA